TAGACAGATACCAAAATGGGATATGTGATAGACGACTCAGTCACTTTAGGTATTGGCGACACTCGATGGATATAGTATTGCCGCTGTGAAGAGCCACTTTTAGTAATTCTCCAATGGATGTAGAAGCATTATTGTTCACACGACTACCAGACATTTCTGTGCTCATCGATGTACCAAAAGTATAAAAACacaatattattatatattactaaaacGGTATTATCTGACAAATAAGAAACTCTTGCGCCATCCAACTTgtaacttttcttttcgtttttcttGTGAGCAACAAATCTTAGGGGGATCAAATGTCAGACGATTATCAACGATCAAACAAATCAAACAGTGATATTATAACTTATCGAACTGTTGCTCTTCTGGTATCTTAGATGGCCGATGTTCAGCTACCCTATCCTTGGGCAGCTGGGTTTAGAGCAGGATCATCACACCCATGACTGCAGCCAAGAGACCGACAGTAGGCTTGACAGCCCGAGCAGCACCAGTGAGTGGTGGCTGGGAGGGCTGAGCTGGGGAGACACCAGTAGGCGCGACTGGGGTCTCGCCAGGAGTGGTGGGCTGGACGGGGGAGACGCCAGTGGGCTGGACGGGAGTCTCACCCGGAACGGATGGCTGGACGGGAGTCTcgccaggaacagaaggTTGCACAGGAGAGACGCCAGTGGGCTGGACGGGAGTCTCACCCGGAACGGATGGCTGGACGGGGGAGACGCCGGTGGGCTGGACGGGAGTCTcgccaggaacagaaggTTGTACAGGAGAGACACCGGTGGGCTGGACGGGAGTCTcgccaggaacagaaggTTGTACAGGAGAGACGCCAGTGGGCTGGACGGGAGTCTcgccaggaacagaaggTTGCACAGGAGAGACGCCAGTGGGCTGGACGGGAGTCTCACCCGGAACGGATGGCTGGACGGGGGAGACGCCGGTGGGCTGGGCAGGGACGGGAGTTTCACCAGGGACGGAAGGCTGAGCAGGAGTCTCTCCCGGAACAGAGGGCTGGACAGGGGTTTCACCAGGGACGGAAGGCTGGACAGGAGTCTCTCCCGGAACAACAGGCTGGACAGGAGTCTCTCCCGGAACAACAGGCTGGACAGGGGTCTCTCCCGGAACAACAGGCTGGACAGGGGTCTCGCCTGGAACAGAGGGTTGAGTAGTGACTGGCTTTCCGGGGACAGTAGATTGACCAGGAGCCACAGGAACTGGCTGGGTAGGGGCAACCGGGACGGTGGTGTTCTGGAAGGGAGCAGTGGGAACTGGAGCAGGTGGCAGAAGAGTGCTGTTCTTAGGAGGTACCGGTACCGGTGCTGGTGGCAGAGGAACACCAGTGCCAGTGGGCACAGGCTTCACAGGCGGCAAGGTTGACGACTCACAGAATGTGGTGGTGACCGTAATGATGTTAGTCTGAGTGATGGGAACGGTGAGAGTCTTGGTGCCAGAGGTGACAACAGAAGACGTGACAGGGCACTCAGTAGTAACATAGGTGGTTGTCTTAGTGATCTCCGTGATGGGCTGGGTGTTGTGAGGAGGCTCCGTCTGATGGGGAGGCTTGGTGTGAGGGGGCTCAGTGCCGGTGGGCTTGGTGTGAGGGGGCTCAGTGCCGGTGGGCTTGG
This Aspergillus flavus chromosome 1, complete sequence DNA region includes the following protein-coding sequences:
- a CDS encoding uncharacterized protein (expressed protein) gives rise to the protein MVKGTIALLALAGPALAGVIQNRGVDHGAPATIDLAHKEPPQWTEAPNPPPRPTGSHKEPPHNTEPSHEKPTHEKPPNKEPSKTEPPHTEPTHEKPTGTEPAHTKPEPTHEKPTHGTEPPHTKPEPTHEKPTGTEPPHTKPEPTHEKPTGTEPPHTKPQPTHEKPTGTEPPHTKPQPTHEKPTGTEPPHTKPQPTQEKPTGTEPPHTKPTGTEPPHTKPTGTEPPHTKPTGTEPPHTKPTGTEPPHTKPTGTEPPHTKPPHQTEPPHNTQPITEITKTTTYVTTECPVTSSVVTSGTKTLTVPITQTNIITVTTTFCESSTLPPVKPVPTGTGVPLPPAPVPVPPKNSTLLPPAPVPTAPFQNTTVPVAPTQPVPVAPGQSTVPGKPVTTQPSVPGETPVQPVVPGETPVQPVVPGETPVQPVVPGETPVQPSVPGETPVQPSVPGETPAQPSVPGETPVPAQPTGVSPVQPSVPGETPVQPTGVSPVQPSVPGETPVQPTGVSPVQPSVPGETPVQPTGVSPVQPSVPGETPVQPTGVSPVQPSVPGETPVQPTGVSPVQPSVPGETPVQPSVPGETPVQPTGVSPVQPTTPGETPVAPTGVSPAQPSQPPLTGAARAVKPTVGLLAAVMGVMILL